One Dokdonia sp. Dokd-P16 genomic window carries:
- the recQ gene encoding DNA helicase RecQ has protein sequence MVATQELHSLLKTHFGYDNFRPNQQEIIESVCRGDDALVIMPTGGGKSMCFQLPALALDGVALVISPLIALMKDQVDALRANGIKAAYYNSTQPLEETQQVLADLQSGAIDLIYVAPESLQMLDGALNAATISLIAIDEAHCISSWGHDFRPAYTQLGYLKRRFPQAPLIALTATADRSTQDDIADQLGISNAKKYVSSFDRPNLYLDVRPGQKRNDQILDFLEEHPGESGIIYCLSRKSTESLAAKLQANGYKAAAYHAGMHAEQRSKVQEDFINDTTPIICATIAFGMGIDKSNVRWVIHYNMPKNLEGYYQEIGRAGRDGLPAHTLLFYSYADTLQLRQFIDGAKNADYQMAKLDRMQQYAEALSCRRKVLINYFGEFLSEDCGNCDICNSPPAYFDGTVLAQKVLSGVARMQQKEAMGTVIDVLRGSQNAQVYDKGYQEIKTYGAAKDVPWRDLQQYIVQLINQGLLEIRFRESGRLLLTPLAKEVLYDGKNIQLAKLTKVKTEPVTKERKPKKPKGTLFEKLRELRSELARDANVAAYIVFSDASLKDMEDQEPVTQKQFLDIQGVGQAKMEKYGADFIKVIKEHVQKPKPKSGSKTYLETKKLIQQGLSLEEIAETRKLTIGSVYNHLMKLHEEGMEVDFYQFIQPVEVKQIHDAILKVEDADKLKSFYEYFKEEMPYWKIRLALYLKGQ, from the coding sequence TTTCCGCCCTAACCAGCAAGAAATTATTGAATCTGTGTGTCGTGGAGATGACGCACTTGTTATTATGCCTACGGGTGGTGGTAAATCCATGTGTTTCCAATTGCCCGCACTTGCGCTAGATGGAGTTGCTCTTGTAATCTCACCTCTCATTGCCTTAATGAAAGATCAGGTTGATGCGCTACGTGCCAATGGCATAAAAGCAGCCTACTACAATAGTACACAACCTCTAGAAGAAACTCAGCAAGTATTAGCAGATTTACAAAGCGGCGCCATAGACCTCATTTATGTTGCTCCAGAGAGCTTACAAATGCTGGATGGCGCTTTGAATGCGGCGACCATTTCTTTAATTGCCATAGATGAAGCACACTGTATCTCATCATGGGGTCACGATTTTAGACCTGCATACACGCAACTAGGCTATCTAAAAAGACGCTTTCCACAAGCGCCACTTATTGCCCTTACCGCAACAGCAGACAGATCAACACAAGATGATATTGCAGACCAATTAGGAATAAGCAATGCAAAAAAGTACGTCTCTTCCTTTGATAGACCTAATCTCTATCTCGATGTAAGACCTGGCCAAAAACGTAATGACCAGATTCTTGATTTCCTTGAAGAGCACCCTGGAGAAAGTGGTATCATTTACTGTCTTTCTAGAAAAAGTACAGAGTCTCTAGCAGCCAAACTACAAGCTAACGGCTATAAAGCAGCTGCATACCACGCAGGAATGCATGCAGAGCAACGTTCAAAAGTTCAAGAAGATTTTATAAATGATACGACGCCCATAATTTGTGCTACCATCGCCTTTGGTATGGGAATAGATAAGAGTAACGTGCGCTGGGTGATCCACTACAACATGCCTAAAAATCTTGAAGGATATTATCAAGAAATAGGTCGTGCTGGACGTGATGGATTACCTGCCCACACCTTACTTTTTTATAGTTATGCAGACACCCTACAGCTAAGACAGTTTATAGACGGAGCAAAAAATGCCGACTACCAAATGGCTAAGCTTGACCGCATGCAACAGTATGCAGAAGCGCTGAGTTGTAGACGAAAAGTTCTTATCAACTACTTTGGTGAGTTTCTCTCTGAAGATTGCGGAAACTGTGACATTTGTAACAGTCCGCCGGCATATTTTGATGGCACTGTACTTGCTCAAAAAGTACTTTCGGGCGTTGCTCGTATGCAACAAAAAGAAGCGATGGGTACCGTAATTGACGTTTTAAGAGGTTCGCAAAACGCTCAAGTATATGACAAAGGCTATCAAGAAATAAAAACATACGGAGCCGCAAAAGATGTTCCCTGGAGAGACCTACAGCAATATATTGTGCAGCTTATCAATCAAGGGTTGTTAGAAATACGCTTTCGCGAAAGCGGAAGATTACTACTCACCCCACTTGCTAAAGAAGTATTATACGACGGGAAGAATATACAACTAGCTAAACTCACCAAAGTTAAAACCGAACCTGTTACCAAAGAACGCAAACCTAAAAAACCAAAAGGAACGCTCTTTGAAAAACTACGTGAACTACGCTCTGAACTGGCTAGAGATGCAAATGTGGCAGCTTATATCGTATTTTCTGATGCTTCCCTTAAGGATATGGAAGATCAAGAACCTGTGACTCAAAAGCAGTTTTTAGACATTCAAGGTGTGGGACAAGCAAAGATGGAAAAATATGGCGCAGATTTTATAAAGGTCATTAAAGAGCATGTCCAAAAACCAAAGCCTAAAAGCGGTAGTAAAACGTATCTAGAGACTAAGAAACTCATCCAGCAAGGCCTTTCTCTAGAAGAAATTGCAGAGACCCGTAAACTCACTATAGGCTCTGTGTACAATCACTTGATGAAGTTGCATGAAGAAGGTATGGAAGTAGATTTTTACCAGTTTATACAGCCTGTAGAAGTAAAGCAAATACACGACGCCATTTTAAAAGTAGAAGACGCAGATAAGCTCAAATCCTTTTATGAATACTTTAAGGAGGAGATGCCCTATTGGAAAATCAGACTTGCCTTATATTTAAAAGGTCAGTAG